The following coding sequences lie in one Haematobia irritans isolate KBUSLIRL chromosome 3, ASM5000362v1, whole genome shotgun sequence genomic window:
- the LOC142229763 gene encoding plasminogen receptor (KT) isoform X1, protein MGNKSSNTSSSYPQHDDPAYRKCQELKMERWIQMHYQIKEREEAITIAHNRELFYWLSGFYITSLFGCFSFYQRSRRPASLLPMVPLSFVMGYYADLAYGSKIHRIKAEANMIMEHESELLHWPGGLPTVATIDEGRVEAEMEKKMHPHHS, encoded by the exons ATGGGTAATAAGTCAAGCAATACAAGCTCATCATACCCACAACATGATGATCCGGCCTATAGGAAATGTCAAGAGTTAAAG ATGGAACGATGGATTCAAATGCATTATCAAATTAAAGAACGGGAAGAAGCTATAACCATTGCTCACAACAGAGAATTGTTCTATTGGCTTAGCGGTTTCTATATAACATCATTGTTtggatgtttttctttttatcaaCGCAGCAGAAGGCCTGCTAGTCTTTTACCAATGGTGCCACTCTCCTTCGTTATGGGCTATTATGCCGATTTGGCCTATGGCAGTAAAATACATCGTATAAAAG CTGAGGCGAACATGATTATGGAACATGAATCTGAACTACTACATTGGCCTGGAGGATTGCCTACTGTTGCGACCATAGACGAAGGCCGTGTCGAAGCCGAAATGGAAAAGAAAATGCACCCACATCATTCATAG
- the LOC142229763 gene encoding plasminogen receptor (KT) isoform X2 has protein sequence MGNKSSNTSSSYPQHDDPAYRKCQELKMERWIQMHYQIKEREEAITIAHNRELFYWLSGFYITSLFGCFSFYQRSRRPASLLPMVPLSFVMGYYADLAYGSKIHRIKDLSITKIVTDLGLLRPLLGIPPSK, from the exons ATGGGTAATAAGTCAAGCAATACAAGCTCATCATACCCACAACATGATGATCCGGCCTATAGGAAATGTCAAGAGTTAAAG ATGGAACGATGGATTCAAATGCATTATCAAATTAAAGAACGGGAAGAAGCTATAACCATTGCTCACAACAGAGAATTGTTCTATTGGCTTAGCGGTTTCTATATAACATCATTGTTtggatgtttttctttttatcaaCGCAGCAGAAGGCCTGCTAGTCTTTTACCAATGGTGCCACTCTCCTTCGTTATGGGCTATTATGCCGATTTGGCCTATGGCAGTAAAATACATCGTATAAAAG ATTTATCCATAACCAAGATCGTAACTGACTTGGGATTACTACGCCCACTTTTGGGTATACCGCCTTCAAAATGA